The genomic DNA acTCCCATCAATCCCAATATCATGTCAcactaaagaaaaaaataaggcaagaaaaataatagaacaaatatatttttaaaataccaTTGTAAGTTTACAAAAGAATAGTATTAaagagatcaaattttaaaattaaatttgtaaattaaatgacgtttttatttttttataaaaaaatgacgtatttatttttttataaaaaaatgacgtattatcaacaaaaattaaacacttttaataatatttacgtaataatttaattatcaataattatgtcatttaatttataaatttactttaaaaaaatttatctcTATAACATTATCGTTTATAAAAATGGAAAGTAAAGCAGCTACCTTcttctcacaaaaaaaaaagcactcaccttctccttctcttGACCCATGCTCTCCAGATTACCTGAACTAACCCAAACACTCGTTCATCATTCCCCACAACCCACTGCCCCCCACAAAACCCATCATTTTCGCTTTGACAAGCGTGAAAAGTGGACGAGACTGACTTGTACATTAGATAGTGAGAAATGATAAGGAAATTTCTTAATAAGCAGAATTCTTTATAGATTTTTTGCTACTTTGtactttttatataatattttattatgttaatATAGATATTGATGTTAAACTATGATTTTTATAACGTCTATAAAAAATTCACTTTGAGAGACTCTTCTTATCATTTCTCATAGATAATTACTACAagggaaaacaaacaaaagagttATAACCATACAGTCACATTTCCATGATTTTACATCACTTGTAGGAAATTCTATCCAAGCATATAGACTTATCCTCCATTCGACCAAAAAAATATCCTCCATTCATTTCAATATATATGTACTTGTTGTAGAGAATAACACGAAAGCaagattaattgattaattagcaCGCAATTGGGTAAAGAATCCTACAACTTAGGCTGTCACTGTGAGAATAtcccaaattaataaaaatgtgtcCAAAGAGTTCAAACAAATAGTAGTGTTTGATTAGTTTGAAAAGCCATTATAAcagtatataaaaataatagaaCCACATCacgtaaaaaatttaaataaatagtaGAGGCATCGTTATAGtgatatttcaaaataataaaattgtgtCACATAAAGTTAAAACAAAGAGCAGTGTTTGTTTAGTTTGGAAACGTCACTATAACAGTATCTACACATATACAAGTTATAACAAACAACAATGTATGAATGACTTAGAAACATCACTTAGCAACATCTCGAGTATATTATAAAATTGTGtcatatataaaaattaaaacaaataagaGCGATTGATTAGCTTGAAATAGCGTATAAGAAACCTCCCTTAGCTGGAGGGGAAAAAGAAATGATCTTTCTTTCACCACGAGCTTCTGTTGGTTGCTTGTTGGTTGCCACAGTGTTTTGGACTTGAAAGCGCCCATCTTTTCATGTCTTTTGATACTGATAGTTGATACATCACTTTGCCTTGTTCatgtcctttattttttttaccccttttatcgtctctctctccccctctctattTCTACATCATTGTCCAACACTGTGTTCAAGTAATACATATACTCAAGTTTaagaattgagagagagagagagataagagaGAAGAAGCTAGAGGgataggagagagagaaaatggggTCTTTGGGAGGTGAAGCTGCAAGGAAGAAGGCAATGTGGCTCTATCCAAAGATAATGGGATTTAATCCTTCTGAAAGATGGGGGCACTCTGCCTGCTATTCTCATGGGGTTTTGTATATTTTTGGGGTATGCTTAAATCTTCTTCCATGAAAATTAACTTTTGCTCCTTTTTCTTCGTTTCTAATAATTTTCCACTGCATGATATTTATCTTTGTGCttatatttacatatatatatatatatattatatgtatgcATGTACGTGTATCAATTCTTCTGTTTTTCAAGTTTGACATAATGCAGAAatgttttttcttctgaaaaatCGATTTCCTTGATGCATGTTTTGGTCAAAACTCAAagtaatatttttcttgttcCTGTCCTGTTATCTGGAATATGGCTATAGTTGGGTGATGACAGACTTGCTTTTTTGAACTGGGTGTTGTGGTTTCCTTGTTTCTCCTCCTATTATAATTCTTTTGACAATGGTAGAATGCTTTTTCCTTGATTCCTGTATATTTCTCTTATTAGTAAGGACACTTATGCATAAGCTGATACTTATCTTCCAGCTTTCCTTGATGTAGTAATtaccatttttcatttttcattcttcccttatttttaaataataaaaaaaaattagtttttccttTTCCTGCATTAATATTTGtttggaaaatttaatttatggaCATTATTAAGAggaaattaaagaaataaatttGAAGCAAAAGTATATGTACTTGGCTCGTTGTATGCATTTTTCTGAGTCGAAAAAGTTTCATAATTCAGATTTTGTTTTACTAATTCCGAACCTTTTTTAGGCCTTTTTCTTAGATATTAGACGTCATCAAACATCGATAATTGCTTGGCTCTTATAGCAGACAATAAATTCCTACATTCCATATGCTGAAATCGGCGTTATTAGATGACAATCATGTGATGCTTTGCTATATCTTGATCTCATCCTTCTAGTTTGTCCAATTTAGGGATGTTGCGGCGGCATGCATTTCAGCGATGTTCTTGTGCTTGATCTTGAGAAAATGGTAAGGATCACTCTTGTGTCAACTGGTCAAGGGCCTGGTCCCAGAGACAGCCATAGTGCCGTTGTTCTAGGGCACAAGATGATAGTTTTCGGGGGAACAAATGGCTCTAAGAAGGTAAATGATCTTCATATACTGAATCTTGTGACCAAAGTATGGACACGGCCAGAATGTACAGGTACTCCACCTTCACCCCGCGAAAGTCACACTGCCACCCTTGTTGGTGACGATAAATTAGTGATATTCGGGGGTAGCGGAGAGGGTAAAGGAAATTACTTGAATGATCTTCATGTCCTAGATCTCAATACCATGAGATGGACTTCCCCTGAGGTGAAGGGCGATATTCCTGTCCCTCGAGACAGTCATAGCACAATTGCGATGGGGAAGAAGCTTCTTGTGTATGGCGGGGACCGTGGTGATAGGTATTATGGTGGCGTAGATATGCTTGACATGAACACACTGACTTGGTCAAGGGTATCGTTTCCGTTTATTCTTTCAGGATTTCAATATCAGTTTCTTACAAGTTTTTTTACAAATTGAGTCTAAtggaggttgtggtggtttTGCAACAGTTGGCTGTTCAAGGATCTTCACCGGGTGCCAGGGCAGGTCATGCAGCTGTTAATATCGGGACAAAGGCAAGTAAATATATGTATcttttcagaaagaaaaaaaaaaaatttagcgcTAGTTTGGTAATTATCCATCTTTGAATCATAGTAAATGACTGATTTCGTATATGGCAAATTTAAAGTATCACCTTGTAACATTTATTCTCAGAAGAGAAAGCAATTGACCTACAGGAAAAATTGCAGGTTTATGTCATTGGAGGGGTTGGAGACAAACATTATTACAACGATGTTTGGGTCCTAGATGTGATTACTTGTTCGTGGACTCAACTTGAAACATGCGGCCAACAGCCACAAGGGCGATTCTCTCATACTGCTGTTGTTACAGATTCTGACATTGCCGTCTACGGAGGGTAATTAGCCGTGTGAATTTTTACAGCTTAAGTTTGGCCATGTCCATATAGTTCGGTTCCATCTTAATTTTCTGGTTTCAACTTGTAGGTGTGGGGAGGATGAGCGCCCTCTGAATGAGTTGTTGGTGTTGCATCTTGGAGCAGAACATCCCAACGGTCGTTACAATGTTTCCATGTGCAAAACTTTTGGAAGCCATTGGAACCAAGATAGGCGGAGGATCTCAAAAGGAGCAGATTTTAACACGGTACAAAAGTTGTAATAGTGCAGCACTTTAGTGCATCCTTTATGTTTTGATAATGACGAGGAGTGTTTTTGTAAATGCTTAAAGCAGAAAACTACGCTAATGGGGAATCATGTAGCAGTACGAGAGACAACACACGAACCAGAATCAGAACCCAAACAATCTCTCCGGTTCAAATCAGGTATACACGAAATCATGTAGTATAAAATTCATACTCTTTCTATTAGGTATACACGAAATCATTGTTAACGAGTATTCATTCGCAAACATAAATGTAGATACTTTACATCCAAAGAGGAGAAGAACCACAAGTACAAAATCAATAGACCTCGAATCAGAGCAAGAGGagcattctctatcactctcccAGCATTCGTCACCATCACACTCTGATCAAGAACAGGTCCCGAATCCTAAAGTTGTTGATTCCTCCCCAGGTTCTCGAGGTTTTCATCTGTTTAAGAAATTCAATCATAGTCCGAGCAATAGCCAATCTCCCAATGTCACAAGCAACCATAAAGATATTAGAAATTCTGCACAAAGATCTGCAGACTTTAACTTGTTAGGAGAGCATCAAACTGAACTGAAGCGAGAACCGTATCTTCATGCCAACTTTGGTAGACCAAGTATGGAATTTCAAGCGGTAGAATCGAAACACTTTGAGGCAGGGCCTATTCAGAACATGGTATGCATTCCTTTAATTTCACTTTCCGTCGGTAATTGACAGAAACTATACTTCTCTTTACCATGCTCGGCTTTTGATTGGGGTTTTGTGTCTTCTTAGATGGGTGCTGAGGTTCAAGGCAAAGTTGATGGAGCATTCGACTCGGGTTTCCTAATGACCGCGATGGTTAATGGAAGGCTTTATAGAGGAGTCTTATTTGCACCAGTAAGCTTCCCTATTTCAACTACATTGTAAAACCAACACATAATGATTAGAGAAGTGATTTCTGCACGCTACTTTTCTCCTTCTAcacatgtatttttattttcgtcaaCAAAGGTGTGCAGGGGGAGAAAAAAATTTGTCCGAAAATCACACGTCCCATTCACTCACTAACGTGCTTGCAAATCAACGTTAACTTTTTTATGCAACTGAATGTGCCAAAACCAGGGACCCGAGATCATCTCAAGGCGGCCAAATTTCGCTTCAACAAGCCAAGTTCCCATTTCTGAGGTAAAACCATTTCCAAACTCGAATCATTTGGAGCCACCTTTGAAGCTATCCGAGCAGCCAATGAGGAATTCCATGCCGGGGTCCGGCCTAGGCCTCAGTCAACCTCAGGCGACTCGACCATTTTTGCCCGTTCGAGCCAATCCATCTGTAGCCAAGGAAAGAAGTGATCTTCCTGGCGTGTTTTTAACACTTGGAGGACCAGGAAGTTAACCTGGTGGATCTTATTAGAGACAACCACATATATATAGGCATAAATTTCTATGTTAACTTGGTCTTTAAGATTCTGTAATTTTAGATAGGTGATGTAGGCACATACTAGTTGGTCACATGTAAATTCTTTTGTGTCAAATGATGATCTGCTGGTATGGTGTCTGGAGTCAATGTAATATTATGAGTTTAGCTTAGTTATGATTTTCTTGTATATTAGTAAATGAGCATTATGATTGTGGTTGTGTCAAGATTTCACACTCGTTTGAACATGCttataaaatgattgaaaacacttatagagaaaatgtttttgagtttcaaaagcatTTAATGAAGTGTTTTATTTTTAGGATTCAATTGCATTTTTACTCaaaattggtttcaaaaatattttcaccaaaaacgtttttatttattttaagaacACTTCCAAACGATCCATACTATCTTCAAAGCTTATTTGCACAATATTTcttgaaaaatatatgaaaaaagtAACCAGTTACAAATTTATAGTTCAAAGACTAAAAGcttcaattaaattaaagtttaagCACCAATCGAAATTTTCCCATGTAGTTCTTTATGAGCATGTTTGGTGTGCTGTATAAGATTAGGCTTTAAGGATATGATTAGATTGACAGAAATTTGTAAGATAAATTTGTAACTTATGTACAAGGATATGTTAGAAAACCCACTTCATTGTGGATTTATAACCTATCTTGTTCAATTTTGTCTATTTCACAGTTTGGCAAAACAAACAACGAACTTGACTAAGGTACATTTTAAATGATTACAACATATCTTATCCAATCCACCAAACTGAACATgaacaattaaaagaaaaaagaaaaaaattaattaggcaaagtgaaaagaaaaaggtgaaaTATTCGAAGAGAGCATTTGATATGACAAAATTGGGTGCACAAAAGGAGGAATGAGAGCACCCGCGCATCGCGCGCTACTGTCGTGTATGTGATGTCTAGGAAAAGAGGGGCCTCAGAGTCGCTGTCAACCGTCGGATCTGTCATCCACGTCACCCCACCGGGGTCCTTTGTGACTGACTGATTGATCGTTGGTAATGGTCGTCAGAGCGGTCACTCGAACGTCCCCGGTCTTGTCAACCAGACACGTACATCTGCCCCGTCACAGGCGGTGGCTGCGTCAGCCACGTCGGTTTTCGCCCCCCTGACCCGTCTGTTTCAGATGCCCAATTTCCTCATTCCCCACGGGACGGTCTTAACTCAATAGCACTTCTAGTTCCAGTTCATTGGGTGGGTCCCACGAGACCAGCAAACGTGGGGCCACTCTTTGGAACGTACGTGTCAACTAGGATTGGACAAATGAGAGGATTGCTGTCTGAATGTGTAGTCCAACTaacttgatcaaattttcattttattcaaGCGAAAAAAAGTATTGAGTAGAAGATGAAAAGAAATCTAATGTCCAACTCCGTAGGAATTGGATCCTCGCCAGATCTTATTCCTAGGAATTTTAGGAATTAATGCATATGGATCGTTGATAAAAAATCATGCAGTcacaattttttccttttttatatttttcatgtaaaacaaagttgttttacttttaaaaatataaaaagcattCAATTGGGGCCGCACGATTTTTGATCAACAATCCGTGTGCGTTGATCCTTAGGGAGGGGATCCAACGGGGATCCAAATCCCAACTCGAAATTTATCTGCAAATAGTGTTTATCGCAGTAGTGGTAAGTAATTAAGTCTATGTATTATGATGCGGGTTCAATCCCCACCAATCTTCCTTTTTTCTTACAACTAATAATTTAACTCATAAATGCTATcgtttggagagagagagagagagagagagaagaaaaaaaaaattctaaatctAACTAATCGTAGATGTTTTTATGACAACACAGTATCTATAACTATTTTAATCTATTAGATGTTTGAGCTAGCAGCATTCTTGGATTATTGATGTAGATTTAGAAAAATTCTTCTATGTTCTGTAGTATTAAATGTTACAAGTGTTGAATGACTTGAATTGATTTGAATTGTTGTGTTTCTTGTGGTTTTGTAAATTAAGGTCATTAATTGCTTGTTGAATGGAAGTAGAACTCATAGACTTTAAGCTTTCAATGAGCTGTAAAACTATTGAAATTTCTTCTAAACAGAAAGCAGCTGGAAAACAATTCTCTTTATTATAATGAATATTGAAGTGATTCGAACTTGAGTGCCATCACACGTACACTTTCATCAATTATTCCAACCAACTTTTGTAAAATAATAAGTGACTTTAAGAAATGGTGTTTTGCCAATGAGGCTAGTGTAAGAATTTAGTATACATTTTAATAACATAGTTTCGCATCACAAAATTATGGAAACTAGTTTTCTTATTTCTCTTTATTGTTTGCTAAGTTCGGTTGCTCAAAGATTGAGCATTCGTTGTTTAAAAGTGAGTTTCACACTAAtttataatgaaaaatttctcattcgCACGTGAACGACTGACCCTAACATAACTCATACATTCTTTATCCTATGACTAAGTGAACATAAAATTGACCAAGTAAGGCTATTTCCAAATAGAAAATGTCATTCTAGTGTTCAAGTTCTAAACCGAACAACAAATAATCCTTCACTTTTTCAATATCgctcatattttataaaaattgtcTGTAAATCTTATTCGTTTTCTCAAGAGTCTTTGTATTTTTCGTGACGGTAAAATTGTACTTATGGTTATTAATTTTACAGTTACCAAATGTTTCGATAAATCCCTTGTAAAGATTCATTATTTAACTCTCAAACAAGCTGGAAAAGTAGAACAAATAGCTATTTTTATTTGTGAAAAATAGCAAGGAAAAataagaggaaaaagaaaagaaaaccttAAAATGAACACAGCTAATATGCACCAGGGTGCGTCGGTTACTAGCCTACGCACTCCCTGGTCCAAACCCAACGGTCCGATTGGAGAACTCGACAGCGGGAACAGGTTAACGTACAAGGCGGTAAAAAAAACCCAGGAAAAACCCAGCACCATTCAATTTACTACGACGGTGGTGAAAACTTTGGTCCCCTCCCCTGCAACAAAAACCCTAACTTTCACCCagctctcctcctccttctcctccacACCTCTCGTCCTCCAATCACATTACGCCAACTATTCACCAAAACCCAATTCGTATTCTTTTAATTCTGGTTCGATCAGAGCAATCTTGTCGGTGATAATAATCTCAAGGTTCTCCGAGGATTTTCGTTTCCCAATTTAAAGGTAAAATCTTTTCGATTTATTTGGTCTTTCTGTTGAGTTTTGTAATTCTCATTTGCCGtcatcttctccttctcctgATTGGTAGCAGCAGTGGAGAATGGAATCAGGCGAAGATGCCAATCAGGGAAAAATGACGACGGCAAATGAGTATTACAGGAGATTCAATGACTTGTCTTATGAAGTGGAGCTAGTActtttagtagtttggtttttattcacTCCTATTTTTGTATATCATTATTGCTTTTGCACTATGCACATATTATATCACTTTTACGTGATGGCTAGCACGTTCTAATTTAGATCGGGATGTGTCATGATGGGTGTATCAGGATCGGTTGTAATTTTCCCCAATGAAATGGGCTTGCCAGCTATATTCGACTCCAAACCTTGCAGGTAAGAGCATTTGAAAATTCTAGATACTTATTTCTACGATTATATGTAGTTTTTTCCCCAAATCTAGATACAGCTTCTATGCGTCTCTTCGGTCTTGAACAATTCTATATCGTTGTGCTTATTTCTGAACCAATCCTTAATATCCAGCCTCCACGACCGTTGGAGGCTTTTCATAGCCGTTTGAGCTTCAAATGTTTCTCAAATTTCTGACGACAAGCAGCTGGTTATAAAATTAGGCTTCGGTTGCTCACCTTTTTCCCCCTTAAATGTAAAATTTATGGAGATCATTACGTCTCAAACCTGGTTTTCAAGCACCTctctccatttaaaaaaaatatatgtcgTGAAGTTTATCTGATAattattagttttgtttttatgttttattccGATTTCAGTTACCCTCCTCCCCGTGAAAAGTGTGCCGGACCATATTGTACAAATCCATACAAGTACCGGGATTCGCAGTCGAAGCTCCCTCTGTGCAGTCTCCAGTGTTACAAGGCAATACATGAAAAGATGGCTCCTCTTTCTGCCTGTTGATTCGCGGAAACTGGCGTTGCAGGATAGTCCTGCAGCACTTATTAATTTAGTTCAATAGCTGGTGATGTACTACTGTATATGTAGATGAAACTTATATGCACAAACCGTACATAAAACAGCCCGCCCTTTCTATACAAAGTTGTAAGGTTCCATGTTTGCTCGCCACCACAAACCGTGTCTCTGGTCAAGTTTTCCTCGTATACAATTTTTGTCGCATGGTGGGATATGCTATGCTGTGTTTGGTTCCTGAGAAAATTCTTCTAGGAAAGTGTTGATGCAGCTGATAACCGCACCACTttcaattgaaaagaaaaatccagTCATTTATGCCGCCGTCAATGGATTCTGTGAAGACTAGATTCAATAGCTGCGGTTAGGCCTCTAGACTTTTCCTACTGTCAAGCTACTAAAGGCACCCTCTCATAATAATTTCCAAAATCCCGTTCACAGTTTTCATATGTAGGCAAGCCATGTGCTTGTGTAAAAGCTCTTACAGGGTATTTTCTCACGAATGACCTGAAGCATATGTGTACTTTCATCTTGTTCTTTAGATTTCAGGAAGCTAAGGATGACCGCACAGAGGCCTTGGATTTGGATGATCGTTATATAAAAGCATACTCACGACGTGCAACGGCTAGAAAAGAACTTGGAAAGCTTAAAGAATCATTCGAGGGTTGGCTTAAAACTAAACAACGACCTTGTTTCCTGATATCGTCTCATTTACGGTTTCTTTTCTGATATTGTAATTTTGATCTGTCTGATGTAATGAATATAGCCAACTGCAGATGCTGAGTTTGCCCTGAGGTTGGAGCCTCACAACCAAGAAATCAAGAAACAGTACACGGAGGCCAAATCTTTGTATGACAAAGTAAG from Pyrus communis chromosome 17, drPyrComm1.1, whole genome shotgun sequence includes the following:
- the LOC137723577 gene encoding acyl-CoA-binding domain-containing protein 4-like isoform X1, with amino-acid sequence MGSLGGEAARKKAMWLYPKIMGFNPSERWGHSACYSHGVLYIFGGCCGGMHFSDVLVLDLEKMVRITLVSTGQGPGPRDSHSAVVLGHKMIVFGGTNGSKKVNDLHILNLVTKVWTRPECTGTPPSPRESHTATLVGDDKLVIFGGSGEGKGNYLNDLHVLDLNTMRWTSPEVKGDIPVPRDSHSTIAMGKKLLVYGGDRGDRYYGGVDMLDMNTLTWSRLAVQGSSPGARAGHAAVNIGTKVYVIGGVGDKHYYNDVWVLDVITCSWTQLETCGQQPQGRFSHTAVVTDSDIAVYGGCGEDERPLNELLVLHLGAEHPNGRYNVSMCKTFGSHWNQDRRRISKGADFNTQKTTLMGNHVAVRETTHEPESEPKQSLRFKSDTLHPKRRRTTSTKSIDLESEQEEHSLSLSQHSSPSHSDQEQVPNPKVVDSSPGSRGFHLFKKFNHSPSNSQSPNVTSNHKDIRNSAQRSADFNLLGEHQTELKREPYLHANFGRPSMEFQAVESKHFEAGPIQNMMGAEVQGKVDGAFDSGFLMTAMVNGRLYRGVLFAPGPEIISRRPNFASTSQVPISEVKPFPNSNHLEPPLKLSEQPMRNSMPGSGLGLSQPQATRPFLPVRANPSVAKERSDLPGVFLTLGGPGS
- the LOC137723577 gene encoding acyl-CoA-binding domain-containing protein 4-like isoform X2, translating into MGSLGGEAARKKAMWLYPKIMGFNPSERWGHSACYSHGVLYIFGGCCGGMHFSDVLVLDLEKMVRITLVSTGQGPGPRDSHSAVVLGHKMIVFGGTNGSKKVNDLHILNLVTKVWTRPECTGTPPSPRESHTATLVGDDKLVIFGGSGEGKGNYLNDLHVLDLNTMRWTSPEVKGDIPVPRDSHSTIAMGKKLLVYGGDRGDRYYGGVDMLDMNTLTWSRLAVQGSSPGARAGHAAVNIGTKVYVIGGVGDKHYYNDVWVLDVITCSWTQLETCGQQPQGRFSHTAVVTDSDIAVYGGCGEDERPLNELLVLHLGAEHPNGRYNVSMCKTFGSHWNQDRRRISKGADFNTKTTLMGNHVAVRETTHEPESEPKQSLRFKSDTLHPKRRRTTSTKSIDLESEQEEHSLSLSQHSSPSHSDQEQVPNPKVVDSSPGSRGFHLFKKFNHSPSNSQSPNVTSNHKDIRNSAQRSADFNLLGEHQTELKREPYLHANFGRPSMEFQAVESKHFEAGPIQNMMGAEVQGKVDGAFDSGFLMTAMVNGRLYRGVLFAPGPEIISRRPNFASTSQVPISEVKPFPNSNHLEPPLKLSEQPMRNSMPGSGLGLSQPQATRPFLPVRANPSVAKERSDLPGVFLTLGGPGS
- the LOC137723471 gene encoding uncharacterized protein produces the protein MCTFILFFRFQEAKDDRTEALDLDDRYIKAYSRRATARKELGKLKESFEDAEFALRLEPHNQEIKKQYTEAKSLYDKSNLQNVSGALKNSVQEMQKRGKSDTNVNGNGIQPV